The DNA region CGCTGGGCGTTGATGGGCACCGAGGAACGCATCTCGGCGGCCACTGCGCAGCGCATCGGACTGGTCTCCGAGGTGGTGGCCCGCGACCAGCTGTGGGAGCGGGCAAATGACATCGCCACGCAGATCGCAGCGCGCAGCCCGCAGGCGATACAGGGCACCATCCGCGCGATATGGGAATCTTTAGACATGACCCGGTCGACCGCCCTCCAGAACGGCATGGCCTACACCCACATCGGCAACCCACCCCTGGCGGAGCGGCGGGCCGCACCGCGCCGCAACGGTCCACCGCTTTACCGGTGACCGGAGTGAGTCAGGAGATGATCGCTCCGCGCATCGATTCGCGGAAGGCCAAGCTGGCCGGTCGAGCTGCCGAGCAGATTGTCGCCGACGTCATCGAGTTGGGCTGGCCGGTCGGCCACGTCCTGGGTTCCGAAGCCGAACTGCTGGAGCGATACGGCGTCAGTCGGGCCGTGCTGCGCGAGGCGGTGCGCTTGGTGGAGCACCAGCGGGTGGCCCGCATGCGGCGCGGTACCGGCGGCGGCCTCGTCATCGACGAGCCCCATATCGACGCCGTGATCGGCCCCGCGATCATCTACCTGCTGCGGGTCGACGCGACCCTGGACGACATCTTCGACACCCGGATGCTCCTCGAGCAGCTGGCCGCCGAGATCGCCTCGCAGCGGGCCGGCGAAAACGACATCGCCGAGCTCCGCGCGACCCTGGAACGCGAGGCTGCCGGTGCGGCCGGTGACTACCGTCTGCTACACGCCCACGTCGCCGCCCTGACCGGAAATCCGGTGTTGGAGCTGTTCGTCGAAACGTTCAGCCAGGTCAGCAACTTCTACTTCGCCGACGAGGCGGCGCTGCCCAGCGACATGGCCCACGAGGTGTGCCGGGCGCACGACGCCATCGCCCGGGCCGTCCTGGCCAACGATCCCGGGCTCGCGCGGGAACGGATGCGCCGTCACCTCAGCGCCGAGGCCGACTTCATCCGACGACAGCCCGACACCGTGCAGCGGCTCGATCCGGCGGTGGCGCTCGCGGGCTCGTTGACCGACAAACGCGGCGAGGCGTTGGCGCGGCAGTTGTTCACCGACATCGTCACGGCCGACGCCAAACCCGGCACCTTCATCGGGTCGGAGACCGCGCTGATGGCACGGCATCAGGCCAGCCGGGCCGTGGTGCGGGAGGCCATTCGCATCCTCGAGTACCACCAGATCGCGCTCACCCGGCGCGGACCCGGGGGCGGGCTGTTCGTGGCCGAG from Mycolicibacterium sp. MU0053 includes:
- a CDS encoding FadR/GntR family transcriptional regulator — protein: MTGVSQEMIAPRIDSRKAKLAGRAAEQIVADVIELGWPVGHVLGSEAELLERYGVSRAVLREAVRLVEHQRVARMRRGTGGGLVIDEPHIDAVIGPAIIYLLRVDATLDDIFDTRMLLEQLAAEIASQRAGENDIAELRATLEREAAGAAGDYRLLHAHVAALTGNPVLELFVETFSQVSNFYFADEAALPSDMAHEVCRAHDAIARAVLANDPGLARERMRRHLSAEADFIRRQPDTVQRLDPAVALAGSLTDKRGEALARQLFTDIVTADAKPGTFIGSETALMARHQASRAVVREAIRILEYHQIALTRRGPGGGLFVAEPDSSALADVIAIFLRRRGVQVRHISELRTGLELAVIERAAARLHTASTATAETMTARLEHSLRAETEQGPELAFSRGEDFHSTLGSLTGNPALQLVHHVTMRLGWQFFSQLASGNPQVSAISAPAALEPVHREITEALLAGDAEVALMRMRAHLNITGRTPS